The genomic region TCGCGTGGCCCGCGCTTGGCGATCTTCCGTGGGCGCAAGCGGGCATTCAGGTGTCGCTGCGCAAGCCGGCCGACGCGGATCTCGTCGGCATCACGGGCTGCTTCTGCGCCACCGCCGAGACGGGCTCGCTCGTGCTGCTTTCCGGCGCGGACACGCCTGCATCGGGCGCGCTGCTGCCGCAGACGCACATCGCCATCGTGCCGGCCTCGCGCATCGTCGCGGCACACGAGGACGCCTTCGCGCTGATGCGCGCTGAACGCGGCGAACTGCCGCGCGCGGTCAACTTCGTGTCGGGGCCGTCGCGCACCGGCGATATCGAGCAGACCATCGTGCTGGGCGCGCATGGGCCGTATCGCGTGCATGTGATCGTCGTGCGGGGAGCGTGAGCATAGTGCGGCGTTTGTTTCTCGGTTTTTCGTTGCCGCTTTGCGCGATGTCCAGTGCTTCTGCCGCGCCGTTGGACGGCGCGTCCATGTCCGCTGCGTGGGGCATTCCGTTCGTCGGCATTCTGCTTTCCATTGCCATCTTTCCGCTCGTCGCGAAGAAGGTGTGGCATCACCACTTCGGCAAGATCGCCGCAGCGTGGGCGCTCGCGCTGCTGGCGCCGTTCGCGTGGGCGTTCGGCATGGACGCCGCGTTCGGCATGCTCGCGCACGCCATGCTCGCAGAGTACGTGCCGTTCATCATCCTGCTGGCGGCGCTCTACACCGTGGCGGGCGGCGTGTGCGTGCGCGGCAACCTGCACGGCTCGCCGCGCGTGAATACCGCGCTGCTCGCGCTGGGGACCGCGCTTGCGAGCGTCATGGGCACCACGGGCGCGGCGATGCTGCTGATCCGTCCACTGCTGCGCGCCAACGACAACCGCAAGCATGCCGTCCATGTGGTCGTGTTCTTCATCTTTCTGGTGGCGAACGCGGGTGGCTCGCTTTCGCCGCTCGGCGATCCACCGCTCTTTCTCGGCTTTCTGAACGGCGTCGGCTTCTTCTGGACGACGCTGCATCTCGCGCTCCCGATGCTCTTCATCTGCGGCGTGCTGCTCGCGCTGTTCTATGCGCTCGACAGCCACTACTGGCGCACGAAGGAGGAGCAAGGGCGCGCGTTTCTCGATCCGACGCCGGACACGCCGCGCCTCTTCATCGACGGCAAGGTGAACTTCGTGCTGCTCGCGCTCATCGTCGCGCTGGTGCTGATGAGCGGCGTGTGGAAGCCGGGCGTCGAATTCGACGTGCTCGGCACGCACGTCGCGCTGCAAAACGTCGTGCGCGATGGGGCGCTCGTGATCGTGCTCCTTGCATCGCTCGCGCTCACGCCGAAAAGCGCGCGCGCGGGCAACGCGTTCGACTGGGCGCCGATCGAGGAAGTCGCGAAGCTCTTCGCCGCCATCTTCGTGACCATCGCGCCGGTGATCGCGATTCTGCGCGCGGGCGAGGCGGGCGCGTTCGCGGCCATCGTGCATGCGGTGTCGGATGCGAACGGCAAGCCCGTGGACCTCGCGTATTTCTGGGCGACAGGGCTTCTGTCATCCTTTCTCGACAACGCGCCGACCTATCTCGTCTTCTTCAATCTCGCCGGCGGCGACGCCCAGGCGCTCATGACCACCGGCGCCACGACGCTTGCGGCGATCTCGGCGGGCGCGGTCTTCATGGGCGCGAACACGTATATCGGCAACGCGCCGAATTTCATGGTGAAGGCGATCGCGGAGTCGCGCGGCATCCGCATGCCGGGCTTCTTCGGCTATCTCGGCTGGTCGTGTGCCGTGCTGCTGCCGCTTTTCGCCGTCTCAGGCTGGCTATTTTTCTAGGAGCAATCGATGAAGAAAGTTCTTGTCGCGCGTCCCACGTTTCCCGATGTCATCGAGCGTCTGAAGCAGTATTTCGAAGTCGATGTGAACGAAGGCGAAGTGCTTCCTCAGGACGAATTCGCCCGCCGTCTCGCCGACAAGGACGGCGCGTTCACCGCTGGCGACGTCGTCGGCGAGAAGGAACTCGCGGGCGCGCCGAACCTGAAAGTCGTGGCGAACATGGCGGTCGGCTACAACAATTTCGACATGCACGCCTTCGACGCGCACGAGGTCCTCGGCACCAACACGCCGAACGTGCTCAACGAAACCACTGCCGATTTCGGCTGGGCGCTGATGATGGCGGCGGCGCGGCGCGTCACCGAGTCGGAGCACTTTCTGCGCGCGGGCAAGTGGAACAAGTGGTCGTTCGATTCGTTCCTCGGCGTGGATGTCTACGGCTCGACGCTCGGCGTGATCGGCATGGGACGCATCGGGCAGGCGCTTGCACGCCGCGCGCGCGGCTTCGACATGCGCGTGATCTATCACAACCGTTCGCGCGTCGCGCCCGAGATCGAAGCGGAACTGAACGCGGAGTATGCGTCGAAGGAGGACTTGCTCAAGCGCGCGGATCACGTCGCGCTGGTCGTGCCGTACTCGAAGGAAAGCCACCATACGATCGGCGCGGCCGAAATCGCGCTCATGAAACGCACGGCCACGCTGACGAACATCGCGCGCGGCGGAATCGTCGATGATGCGGCGCTGATCGAAGCGCTGCGCGATAAGCGCATCGCCGCGGCGGGCATCGACGTGTTCGAAGGCGAGCCGAATTTCAATCCCGACTTTCTCGCGCTCGAGAACGTCGTGCTGACGCCGCATATCGCGAGCGCCACGGAAGCCACGCGCCGCGCGATGGCGAACCTCGCCGCCGACAATCTCATCGCCGGTCTTGGCGAAGGCCCGCGCGCCGGCAATCCGCCGAACGCGATCAATCCGGGCGTGCTCAGAAAATGATCGAACTGCTGGCCGGCGCAGTCGCCGTCTTGGCGATCGCCCTCGTAATCGCGTTGATCGCGCTCTTCGCCGCGACGCGGCGAGCGGCGAACATCGATATCGACGAGGAATTCGCCGCGCTCACCGACCGCGTCAACGACATGGGCGAGGCGCACGCGCGCGCTCAGGAGCGCCTCGAACGCGGCTTGCGCGGCGATATCGCCGAGAACGCGCGCGTGTCGCGCATGGAATCGCAGGGC from Caballeronia sp. Lep1P3 harbors:
- a CDS encoding lactate utilization protein C, with translation MDTSAARRNILARIRSAQGRRGAPTAAERAAAEDYVAHHPAGPRPPLPVTRDELIARFRLEAERLATTVAEVETLADAPSEAARYLHALDLPSDAVAWPALGDLPWAQAGIQVSLRKPADADLVGITGCFCATAETGSLVLLSGADTPASGALLPQTHIAIVPASRIVAAHEDAFALMRAERGELPRAVNFVSGPSRTGDIEQTIVLGAHGPYRVHVIVVRGA
- a CDS encoding sodium:proton antiporter, with protein sequence MSSASAAPLDGASMSAAWGIPFVGILLSIAIFPLVAKKVWHHHFGKIAAAWALALLAPFAWAFGMDAAFGMLAHAMLAEYVPFIILLAALYTVAGGVCVRGNLHGSPRVNTALLALGTALASVMGTTGAAMLLIRPLLRANDNRKHAVHVVVFFIFLVANAGGSLSPLGDPPLFLGFLNGVGFFWTTLHLALPMLFICGVLLALFYALDSHYWRTKEEQGRAFLDPTPDTPRLFIDGKVNFVLLALIVALVLMSGVWKPGVEFDVLGTHVALQNVVRDGALVIVLLASLALTPKSARAGNAFDWAPIEEVAKLFAAIFVTIAPVIAILRAGEAGAFAAIVHAVSDANGKPVDLAYFWATGLLSSFLDNAPTYLVFFNLAGGDAQALMTTGATTLAAISAGAVFMGANTYIGNAPNFMVKAIAESRGIRMPGFFGYLGWSCAVLLPLFAVSGWLFF
- a CDS encoding D-glycerate dehydrogenase, whose translation is MKKVLVARPTFPDVIERLKQYFEVDVNEGEVLPQDEFARRLADKDGAFTAGDVVGEKELAGAPNLKVVANMAVGYNNFDMHAFDAHEVLGTNTPNVLNETTADFGWALMMAAARRVTESEHFLRAGKWNKWSFDSFLGVDVYGSTLGVIGMGRIGQALARRARGFDMRVIYHNRSRVAPEIEAELNAEYASKEDLLKRADHVALVVPYSKESHHTIGAAEIALMKRTATLTNIARGGIVDDAALIEALRDKRIAAAGIDVFEGEPNFNPDFLALENVVLTPHIASATEATRRAMANLAADNLIAGLGEGPRAGNPPNAINPGVLRK